The following are from one region of the Bactrocera oleae isolate idBacOlea1 chromosome 6, idBacOlea1, whole genome shotgun sequence genome:
- the Dab gene encoding protein disabled isoform X2: MVKSLVSKLSAASSNLSLASTLSSVGVGSGGSGSGVQETNYAKHRNDPGRFFGDGVQFKAKLIGILEVGEARGDRMCQEALQDLKIAIRAAGEHKQRITIHVTIDGLRLRDEKTGDSLYHHPVHKISFIAQDMTDSRAFGYIFGSPDSGHRFFGIKTDKAASQVVLAMRDLFQVVFELKKKEIELARQQIQSKSIHEHQLASLSSLKSAAGGIGTGLSAHNDLSSSGGGGGGSTLSMLSGIGGQSRAIASNRLGVNLDNKGAAKEMSPESVADLVDLEQELSSLQRGITQMERITPNEPGQPAVAGVSGKSVNEDDPFGDSFTNFPTYNLLPPPESGRSRHKPTKAVDTTVNQTTTSVSAGQNVTLSSLLSTAAVLNTSTGTLQQDDDDTWLHELDQQNDVFDTSKAGSMSIGVGLPMAPLAPSESTSTPTQQLSEHSTLVDVEVAANAATNANMQPSGGAATSTSASNLGVTSSSPTPILGDGPPQAAASAAVKSDAFTDLDPLGTGRTRPYVDKKYFFQELKNPPKKVLNDLSSGGNGTVDITATGVHYTAASAVVDEFLSKEGLFEDALTASMDEQGAVAQQTQQPQLQSAQHTHHSLSAPLNITNTTHASGIAGLKTALNTNKTVANITASATAATTTTTTLLIGVRAPPCTVNICTCTISSTKYTSTASNVVVPRLTNTNHQLASSNSLLTTSTYSTNSTTASTLKMHHYQPTLSSATSSCTTTTIPTNLHLNHYTLDSTATAAGTTDDVVMMPRDTDPFSPTRKKSDPFQEGGDVFAKLDPFEFEFNSGDATTQRSSPTASAEACRPVDVFNGPLQVSLPPESSLSPTSAQPLNTAAQWRADVARLERQMNEPVAAMGNGSAITAVGVNSTVRLRPTPSGQVSSVGQPTSVFKQQTADVISSISNKKMPHLFGQARFSKRESNSINMCRLQESDSLSENEAAPEPPPRPDSALHAEPPPLPPKKQFNDIVIRPRVTSGNAVPSSVVPMSVTSRYEFVNTTSKSLRGANSEVPPIPLPSRRVGRSDGIYPGPGRPRKPGHTDDDYLAPISGIGSIASAVAGDVPPLLPPPTQISTRSRAQRQHSLSKPQDIYENKLEILQQQQQQQQQKRQQALTDGGADPNVPTASFMPDITLSQLMTLSLDELAVKLNVPVSKLSTMTLVELTSYLSEFIEKSRPQREQALASHMSPLPMRRVEMSSINAESSPLSTQSTVFKVNFDQQATFVAKFDDTFGEDFSTHIADEQAQDAFANFEQFNEPPVVPPPIYTDTSQSAPLVPSADRYAVFREIIDKELQEQQENADLIGEVINENEDISGSIKSATDVGGMAAVVDDIGAHFEANFDDDDFLTASGGPQVQPPKIDTKITEVVAQAKDRYAALRDIILVENLFDNKRPAALQASQEFPEFSDEFNEDQDQDLKHIMDGRPSSSRPDRLGLVDSRGLPAEPSSSALTVEDDDEDDDGGGESSLDSNDKETGVTGVAQDKYEKLSTSTQQLDGEKSDKLDLNGSQPERCASQPSPNLLSAKQDNKFLTVAGSSGLSSSKDDLEIDELMQRAISNLSLDSRERISPANSATNMPTVIVTSGNSIALPRPNATLSSQAQFNDVSTSPIPLQKSPIPGVAQQQQRSPLCKSPQASPVLSQLSAVSNLIDTATKQINIGSSLQQEPEVKHSKEFWATFDSPKPNIEKVDKRGRAAAKSTVKNSLLHLPPPPPSNTSQNDTAESPCSSDPRDYGWSKSAGVSRRWPKKERHQTSSSSRDISPCDDEPSDFQKPKRIPSGVPAIPPPSSDRHGYYVRHTRRLNSCDEDYDYEEEFNTRRDHRKLKPGLSRSRDNFDLESPSWYRHAPHHTWSPQDMEQAAGMRARAFERSAYERTTYGPPIYDKRGVALPPNASSSYDRRSGYDKRSKYYRDYARPNYDFDDYGDSPHDRYRDAGSFEKPKVGRRSDYENIYDERRSPMSGIIGSSGGGSSGYKTRGGDYMYDRDRKSFDRESVESFESATRRRRSFGSGDVYGSMESHEEFRERYGPEKTRSLRKGMKLRATGDIDYEQDSENDFHQRTRMSSGGNSINVPDTRSLQRPSQLISGNTGSNMSMGPGQPRARKSSGSSPWDGEEPPLPGQKSWKRPTSAADSERRLAESRRVAVLGQTPSGSDGEKDRR, encoded by the exons ATGGTTAAGTCATTGGTTTCGAAACTATCGGCCGCATCATCAAATTTATCGCTCGCTTCAACGCTCTCCTCGGTTGGTGTGGGCAGCGGCGGTAGCGGTAGCGGTGTTCAGGAGACAAATTACGCAAAAC atCGCAATGATCCAGGTCGATTTTTCGGCGATGGCGTTCAATTCAAAGCGAAGCTTATTGGCATACTTGAGGTGGGGGAGGCGCGCGGTGATCGAATGTGCCAAGAAGCTCTGCAAGATCTTAAAATAGCCATACGCGCAGCCGGCGAACATAAACAACGCATAACGATACACGTGACAATCGATGGGCTGAGACTCCGCGATGAAAAAACAGGAGATTCTCTGTATCATCATCCGGTGCACAAAATATCCTTCATTGCGCAGGATATGACCGATTCACGAGCGTTTGGCTATATATTTGGCTCACCGGACAGCGGACACCGTTTTTTCGGTATAAAGACTGACAAAGCGGCTAGTCAG GTCGTACTGGCAATGCGCGATCTCTTTCAGGTTGTTTTCGAATTGAAGAAGAAAGAAATCGAATTGGCGCGGCAGCAAATACAATCGAAATCCATACATGAACATCAGCTTGCCTCATTGTCGTCGCTTAAGTCCGCCGCTGGCGGTATTGGAACCGGCTTGAGTGCTCATAACGATCTTAGCAGCAGTGGAGGTGGCGGGGGTGGTAGCACGCTGTCCATGTTAAGTGGTATCGGTGGGCAAAGTCGTGCAATAGCCTCAAATAGATTGGGTGTTAATTTGGATAACAAAGGAGCAGCGAAAGAG ATGTCACCTGAATCCGTAGCCGATTTGGTTGATTTGGAGCAAGAGTTAAGCTCTTTGCAACGCGGCATCACACAAATGGAACGCATTACACCCAATGAGCCAGGGCAACCTGCAGTAGCCGGCGTCTCTGGGAAGTCAGTTAACGAAGACGATCCTTTTGGAGACTCATTTACCAACTTTCCC ACTTACAATCTCTTACCTCCTCCAGAATCGGGACGCTCACGACATAAGCCCACTAAGGCGGTTGATACGACagtaaatcaaacaacaacatCAGTGAGCGCTGGTCAAAATGTTACTCTCTCCTCCTTACTTTCGACTGCAGCGGTTTTGAACACTTCAACCGGCACTCTGCAACAAGACGACGACGACACTTGGCTGCATGAACTGGACCAGCAAAACGATGTATTTGACACTTCAAAAGCCGGCAGTATGAGCATAGGTGTCGGTCTGCCAATGGCACCACTGGCCCCGAGCGAATCAACGTCGACACCTACACAACAATTAAGCGAACATTCGACACTCGTCGATGTTGAAGTTGCTGCCAATGCTGCAACCAACGCGAACATGCAACCGTCTGGCGGAGCTGCGACATCGACCTCAGCATCCAATTTGGGCGTCACATCGTCTTCGCCGACACCAATTTTGGGCGATGGACCGCCACAAGCAGCTGCGAGTGCTGCAGTGAAGTCAG AtgcttttacagatttggatcCATTAGGCACGGGTCGTACACGTCCCTATGTCGATAAGAAATACTTCTTCCAGGAGCTTAAAAACCCACCCAAAAAAGTTCTCAACGACCTGTCTTCAGGTGGAAACGGCACTGTAGACATAACGGCTACAGGTGTTCACTACACGGCCGCCTCGGCGGTGGTCGATGAGTTTCTGAGCAAAGAGGGTCTCTTCGAGGATGCTCTAACCGCTAGTATGGATGAGCAAGGCGCAGTGGCTCAGCAGACGCAACAGCCACAGCTGCAATCGGCGCAGCATACACATCATTCTCTATCAGCACCACTAAATATTACTAACACCACTCATGCATCAGGTATAGCCGGCTTAAAAACAGCCTTAAACACTAACAAAACAGTAGCTAATATAACGGCGtctgcaacagcagcaacaacaactacaacaactttaCTAATCGGTGTGCGCGCACCACCATGCACAGTGAACATATGCACCTGCACTATAAGCAGTACGAAATACACGAGCACCGCTTCTAATGTTGTTGTACCCAGACTAACGAATACTAACCACCAACTAGCGTCTAGCAACAGTTTACTAACAACCTCTACCTACTCTACTAATTCCACAACAGCTTCTACTTTAAAAATGCACCATTACCAGCCGACTTTATCATCGGCAACGTCTTCGTGCACTACAACAACCATACCCACTAATCTCCATTTAAATCATTACACTTTAGACTCCACGGCGACTGCTGCTGGAACAACTGACGATGTTGTGATGATGCCGCGTGACACCGATCCTTTCTCACCCACACGTAAGAAGAGTGATCCATTTCAGGAGGGCGGTGACGTGTTTGCCAAATTGGACCCATTCGAATTTGAATTCAACAGCGGTGACGCAACAACCCAACGTAGCTCTCCAACCGCCAGCGCGGAGGCTTGTCGTCCAGTGGATGTCTTTAATGGTCCGCTACAAGTTAGCTTGCCTCCGGAGAGCAGCCTTTCTCCCACGTCAGCACAGCCGCTGAACACAGCAGCGCAATGGCGTGCTGATGTAGCGCGCTTAGAGCGTCAAATGAACGAACCAGTAGCAGCGATGGGCAACGGAAGTGCCATAACGGCAGTTGGTGTCAATAGCACGGTGCGTTTGAGGCCCACACCTTCGGGGCAGGTCTCATCGGTTGGCCAACCTACTTCCGTATTTAAGCAGCAAACAGCGGACGTAATATCGAGCATTAGCAATAAGAAGATGCCACACTTATTTGGACAGGCACGTTTCTCCAAGCGTGAATCGAATAGTATTAATATGTGCCGTTTACAGGAGAGCGACTCACTAAGCGAGAATGAGGCGGCACCAGAGCCACCACCACGTCCCGATTCAGCATTACATGCGGAGCCGCCGCCATTGCCGCCCAAGAAACAGTTCAACGATATTGTTATACGCCCGCGTGTGACCTCAGGTAATGCGGTGCCTTCCAGCGTCGTGCCGATGTCTGTGACTAGTCGTTATGAGTTCGTTAATACGACGTCAAAGTCGTTACGCGGCGCTAATTCCGAAGTTCCACCGATACCATTGCCATCACGTCGTGTTGGTCGCTCTGATGGCATCTATCCTGGGCCTGGTCGACCGCGTAAGCCTGGACATACCGACGATGATTACTTGGCGCCGATTAGTGGTATCGGTAGCATTGCGAGTGCAGTTGCGGGAGATGTGCCACCACTCCTGCCACCTCCAACGCAAATCTCAACACGCAGCCGTGCACAACGCCAGCATTCGCTTTCTAAGCCACAGGATATCTACGAGAATAAATTGGAGATtttgcaacagcagcagcaacaacaacagcaaaaacgaCAACAAGCGCTAACTGATGGTGGCGCTGACCCAAACGTGCCAACAGCGTCTTTCATGCCCGACATCACACTAAGCCAGCTAATGACTCTAAGTTTGGATGAGCTGGCAGTGAAGTTGAATGTGCCGGTGAGCAAGCTGAGCACAATGACATTGGTAGAACTTACATCGTATCTCTCCGAGTTCATTGAGAAGTCAAGACCACAGCGGGAGCAAGCGCTAGCAAGCCATATGAGTCCTCTGCCGATGCGTCGTGTAGAAATGTCATCCATCAATGCGGAATCATCCCCTCTGTCGACTCAATCAACAGTTTTTAAGGTGAACTTTGATCAGCAAGCGACATTTGTGGCAAAATTCGATGATACATTTGGCGAGGACTTCTCCACTCATATCGCCGATGAGCAAGCGCAAGACGCTTTTGCCAATTTCGAGCAGTTTAATGAGCCACCCGTTGTACCGCCTCCAATATACACGGACACCAGCCAAAGTGCACCGCTTGTACCATCAGCAGATCGATATGCCGTTTTCCGTGAGATCATCGATAAAGAGCTGCAAGAGCAACAGGAAAACGCGGACCTCATTGGCGAAGTGATTAACGAAAACGAAGACATCAGCGGCAGCATCAAATCTGCAACTGATGTTGGAGGCATGGCTGCCGTAGTAGATGACATTGGTGCGCACTTCGAAGCTAACTTTGATGATGACGATTTTCTAACGGCATCTGGGGGTCCACAAGTGCAACCACCAAAGATTGATACGAAAATAACCGAAGTAGTGGCACAAGCAAAGGATCGGTACGCTGCACTTCGCGACATAATTCTTGTCGAAAACCTTTTCGACAATAAGAGGCCAGCAGCTTTGCAGGCATCTCAGGAGTTCCCCGAGTTCAGTGACGAGTTCAATGAAGATCAAGATCAAGATCTTAAGCATATAATGGATGGACGCCCCAGTAGTAGTAGACCCGACCGTTTAGGTTTAGTAGATAGTCGCGGATTACCAGCGGAGCCTTCCTCTTCCGCATTGACCGTCGAAGATGACGACGAAGATGATGATGGCGGTGGCGAAAGTAGTTTGGACAGCAATGATAAAGAAACTGGAGTGACTGGTGTTGCACAAGATAAATACGAAAAGCTGTCGACATCCACGCAACAATTGGATGGTGAAAAATCTGATAAGCTAGATTTGAATGGCAGCCAACCCGAACGCTGCGCCTCACAACCTTCGCCGAATTTATTGAGTGCCAAACAGGATAATAAATTCCTAACAGTGGCGGGCAGCAGCGGACTTTCATCTTCCAAGGATGATTTGGAAATTGATGAACTTATGCAACGTGCCATATCTAATTTATCTTTGGATTCTCGCGAACGCATCTCACCGGCGAATTCAGCGACCAATATGCCAACAGTAATTGTGACATCAGGCAACTCTATAGCTTTGCCACGCCCGAATGCCACGCTCTCGTCTCAAGCGCAGTTCAATGACGTGAGCACTTCACCTATACCCCTACAGAAGTCGCCGATACCAGGCGTTGCCCAGCAGCAACAAAGGTCACCACTATGCAAATCGCCACAGGCATCACCAGTCTTATCCCAACTATCCGCTGTCTCGAACCTAATTGACACAGCCACAAAACAAATTAACATCGGCAGCAGTTTGCAACAAGAACCCGAAGTAAAACATTCTAAGGAGTTTTGGGCGACTTTCGACTCACCTAAgccaaatatcgaaaaagtagATAAACGCGGAAGAGCAGCCGCGAAGTCAACAGTGAAGAATTCATTGTTACATTTACCACCTCCGCCGCCTTCGAACACCTCGCAGAACGATACAGCGGAATCACCATGTTCGTCTGATCCACGTGATTATGGTTGGAGTAAGAGTGCAGGGGTCAGCCGTCGATGGCCAAAGAAAGAACGTCATCAGACCTCGTCTTCATCTCGCGATATCAGTCCATGCGATGATGAGCCGTCTGATTTTCAAAAGCCAAAACGCATTCCTAGTGGAGTGCCCGCAATACCACCGCCATCATCAGATCGGCATGGGTACTACGTGAGACATACCCGCCGTTTGAACTCCTGTGATGAGGACTATGA CTACGAAGAGGAATTCAATACACGACGTGATCATCGTAAACTAAAGCCAGGACTTTCGCGTAGCCGAGATAACTTCGATTTAG AATCTCCTAGTTGGTATCGTCATGCTCCACACCACACCTGGTCGCCGCAGGATATGGAGCAAGCAGCTGGTATGCGCGCTCGCGCTTTTGAACGTAGCGCGTATGAACGCACCACATACGGACCGCCTATCTACGACAAACGCGGCGTTGCGTTGCCGCCCAATGCATCATCTAGTTATGATCGTCGTAGTGGTTACGACAAACGCAGCAAATATTATCGTGATTACGCACGTCCAAATTACGATTTTGATGATTACGGAGATTCGCCTCATGATCGTTATCGCGATGCAGGAAGTTTTGAGAAACCAAAAGTTGGACGACGTTCCgactatgaaaatatttacgaTGAGCGTCGCTCTCCTATGAGTGGAATAATCGGTAGTAGTGGAGGTGGCAGCAGTGGTTATAAGACACGTGGTGGGGATTACATGTACGATAGAGATCGTAAATCCTTCGATCGTGAAAGTGTCGAATCTTTTGAGAGCGCAACTCGACGTCGGCGTAGTTTCGGAAGTGGCGATGTGTATGGAAGTATGGAAAGCCACGAGGAATTTCGTGAACGTTATGGACCGGAGAAAACACGTTCTCTGCGAAAGGGTATGAAGTTGCGGGCTACAGGCGATATTGACTACGAGCAAGATTCGGAGAATGATTTTCATCAGCGCACACGCATGAGCAGCGGTGGAAATAGTATTAATGTTCCAGATACGCGCAGTTTACAGCGTCCGAGCCAATTGATATCGGGTAATACGGGAAGCAATATGAGCATGGGACCTGGACAGCCACGAGCACGTAAAAGTAGCGGTTCCAGTCCTTGGGATGGTGAAG AGCCACCGTTACCAGGTCAAAAATCCTGGAAACGTCCCACAAGTGCTGCCGACTCAGAACGACGACTGGCCGAAAGTAGACGGGTAGCCGTACTCGGACAGACACCCTCCGGCTCTGATGGCGAAAAGGATCGCAGGTAA